AAGAACTACTACTTCCCCAGCTTCGTCGAGCCGGGCCTCGCCACGGAAATCGCCGTCGACAAGGCCAAGTTCCAGGCCCTGCCGGAAGACCTGCAGGAAATCGTCCGCATTGCCGCCCAGGCTTCCTATGACGAGGTGGCTTCGGACATGTATGCCAATGATCCGCGCGCGCTCAATGCGCTGGTCAGCGAGCATGGCGTGCAGGTGCGCCGCTTCCCCGAGGAGATCATGGAAGCCGGTGCCAAGGCATCGATGGAACTGATCGCCGAAATCCGCGAAGGCGGCGACGCGCTGACCAAGGAAACGGCCGAGAGCTTCGTCTCGGCGTTCAACCTGCTGCGCCAGCGCACCGAAGGCACCGACATGCCCTATCTGGCGGCCCGCGAGAAGTACATCAAGTACACCTGACGCCACGCAGGCGACAATGAGAAAGGCCCGGGGAAATCCCCGGGCCTTTTGCTTGTGCTAATTGTAGATCAGCCGGGGCAGCCAGGTGATCAGGTCGGGGAATAGGAAGAGAAGAAACAGGCCGGTGATCTGCAGCAGTACGAAGGGGATGACACCCTTGTAGATCATGCCGGTGCTGATGCTGCGTGGCGCCACGCCACGCAGGTAGAACAGGGCAAAGCCGAAGGGCGGGGTCAGGAAGCTGGTCTGCAGGTTGACGCCAACCATCACGCCCAGCCAGATCGGATCGACCCCCAGGGCCAGCAGCACGGGCGCGGTGATGGGGATGACAATGAAGATGATCTCGAAGGTGTCGAGGATGAAGCCGAGCAGGAACATGATCAGCATGACGATGATGGTGGCGCCGATGGCGCCGCCCGGCATGGCCGAGAGGAATTCATGCACCAGATTGTCGCCGCCCATCATGCGGAAGACGATCGAGAAGACCGCGGCACCGAACAGGATGATGAAGACCATCGAGGTGATGGTGGCGGTGGAGACCACGGCCTGGCGCAGGATCGAAAAGCCCAGCCTGCCCCGCAGGGCGGCCAGCACCATGGCGCCGATGGCGCCGACAGAGGCCGCCTCGGTCGGCGTGGCGACGCCGGCCAGGATCGACCCGAGCACGGCCAGGATCAGCAGCAGTGGCGGCACCAGCGCCACGAAGACCTCGCGCATCAGCCCGGCCTTCTCGGCTTGGGGTACCGGCGTGGCGGGGCAGGACTTGGGGTCGGTGACCGCCTTGAAGACCACCCAGCTGGCATAGAGCCCGACCAGCAGCAGGCCGGGAATGATGGCGCCGGCAAACAGTGCACCCACCGA
This sequence is a window from Devosia beringensis. Protein-coding genes within it:
- a CDS encoding TRAP transporter large permease; translation: MDPILLGEILAALMFVGVIGVLMLGFPVAFSLAGTALIFGLVGWMLGVFDPSNYGSLVGRYIGLMTNEVLVAVPLFVFMGVMLERSGIAEQLLLTMGKLFGNLRGGLGLSVILVGALLAASTGVVGATVVTMGLISLPAMLRAGYDPKLATGVICASGTLGQIIPPSTVLIFMADILSGINAQVQMEKGNFAPEPVSVGALFAGAIIPGLLLVGLYASWVVFKAVTDPKSCPATPVPQAEKAGLMREVFVALVPPLLLILAVLGSILAGVATPTEAASVGAIGAMVLAALRGRLGFSILRQAVVSTATITSMVFIILFGAAVFSIVFRMMGGDNLVHEFLSAMPGGAIGATIIVMLIMFLLGFILDTFEIIFIVIPITAPVLLALGVDPIWLGVMVGVNLQTSFLTPPFGFALFYLRGVAPRSISTGMIYKGVIPFVLLQITGLFLLFLFPDLITWLPRLIYN